The following is a genomic window from Geobacillus subterraneus.
CACTTTTTCGCCTTTTGCGGTCGTAATCACGATGTTAATGAGTAAAATGACCGTGGCGACCGCCATAAAGAACGCCCCGACCGTACTGATGAAGTTGCCGGTCTCCAATCCTTGCCCCGGCAAGAATGTGAACACACGGCGCGGCATTCCCATTAGACCAAGAAAATGTTGGATAAAGAACGTCAAATGGAAGCCGATAAAGAACAGCCAAAACGTCATTTTGCCAAGCGTCTCATTCAGCATGCGGCCAAACATTTTCGGCCACCAATAATGGGTTCCGGCCAGCAAGGCGAACACAACCCCGCCGACAATGACGTAATGGAAGTGGGCCACAACGAAATAGCTGTCGTGATACTGATAGTCGGCAGCTGCTGATGCCAGCATAACGCCAGTCACCCCACCCATAACGAACGACGGGATGAAAGCAACCGCATAGTACATCGGGGTCGTAAACTTGATGCTTCCGCCCCACATCGTAAACAGCCAGTTAAAAATTTTCACCCCGGTCGGCACCGCAATCGCCATCGTTGCCACAGCGAAGATCGCGTTCGCAATCGGTCCCATCCCGACGGTGAACATATGGTGCGCCCATACCATGAACCCTAAGAATGCGATCAATACCGTCGCAAACACCATCGACGAATAGCCGAACAGACGCTTTCGCGAGAACGTCGCAAAAATTTCCGAGAAAATACCGAACGCCGGCAATACAAGAATGTATACTTCCGGATGTCCAAACACCCAGAATAAGTGCTCCCAGATAATCGTATTACCACCGGCAGCGGGGTTAAAGAAGTTGCCGCCAAACAACCGATCCATCATCATGAAAATTAACGCCACAGTCAGCGGCGGAAACGCAAACAAAATGAGCGCTGACGTCACAAACGTCGCCCATGTGAACATCGGCATGCGCATAAACGTCATGCCCGGGGCACGCATATTAATGATCGTAACAAGAAAGTTGATTCCACCTATTAACGTGCCTATTCCAGAAATTTGCAATCCAAGCGTGTAAAAGTCGACACCGTGGTGCGCTTTCGAATCGAGCGCCAACGACGCATACGACGTCCAACCGGCGTCAGGAGCTCCTCCTAAAAACCACGAACAGTTCAAAAACACTCCGCCGAAGAAAAAGAGCCAAAATCCGAGCGCGTTCAAGAACGGGAACGCAACGTCGCGCGCGCCGATTTGCAACGGCACGACTGCGTTCATAAAGGCGAAAAGAAGCGGCATCGCAGCTAGGAAAATCATCGTCGTTCCATGCATCGTCAGCACTTCGTTGTACAAACCACCGACAAGAAAATCATTGTTCGGCTTCGCGAGCTGAATCCGGATGAACAGCGCCTCAAGACCGCCAAGCAGGAAGAAAAATCCTCCGGCGATTAGATACAGATGGGCGATTTTTTTATGATCGACTGTTGTCAAGTAATCCCATAAAACGGCGCCGACACCCTTTTTGCGAGTGATCGTACTCACAGTGAAACCTCCCTTTTATGCCTTATTCCACTTTTAAGCTCATTAAATATTTCGTCAATGCATCAAGCTGCTCTTCTGTCAGTTCGCCATATGTACCTGTCATTTTGTTTCCAGGCTTTATGCTTTCGGGATCACGCAGCCATCTTTTTAAGTTTTCTTCATTGTGTTCTAAAATACCGGCAATCCGTTCACGATCGCCAAAGTTCGCCAAATTCGGCGCTGTGCGTGCCGGACGCTTGTCCACCGGCGACACGGCATGGCAGCCAATACAGCTTTTATTGAAAATGGCTTCCCCTTGTTTGGCGACCGGATCTGTCACAACCGGTTTTTTCGCATTTTGCATTTTTTCGACCCAAGCATCAAACTCCGTGCGCGGCAACGGACGCACTTTGAAGTCCATCAACGCATGGGACGGCCCGCAAAGCTCCGCACATTTGCCGTAAAAGACGCCGCCCGCTTTGTCTGTCGCTTCTTGGTCAAAGACGAGCCAAAACTGGTTTTTGTTGTCGGTGTTTGTGTCCATTTTGCCGCCGACCGCCGGAATCCAGAACGAGTGTTTGACGTCTGACGCAATCAAATTAAAATAGACTTTTTCGTTCGTCGGCACGACTAAGTCTTGGCTCGTAATAATGCCGTAATCCGGGTATTCAAATTCCCACCAGTACGAGTTGGCGCGCACGTTGACCACAACCGTGTCTTTATCACGGTTCTTGTCATTCATCGGCTTGACATCCGCCAGCTTAAACGTCGCCGATACTGTCGGCACCGCTAAAATCAGCAAGAGGATAATCGGAATGACAGTCCAAATAATTTCCAGTTTATGGCTTCCTTCCACTTGCTTCGGAATTTTATTTTCTTCCCCTTTGCGCCGCCGGAAGCGGATGACAACATAGACGAAGATGATCGCTACGACGACAATGACGAGCACCATGATCGACGTGCTCAACAACATGAGCGAATACTGCATGTCCGCTACTTCACCGGCAGGCTGAAGCGTCGATAAAAACGGCTTGCCGCAGCCGGCGAGCAACAGCGCCATCATCCCGAACAAGGAAAATAAGCGCCAGTTTCGTAGCCCTTTCTTCATAGCCTAATCAAACCCCTCTTTCTTTGATGGATAAATGTATATAAATTCTTTCGCGGAGAAAGAATTTTAACCTGTTCACCAAAGCGTGGCGATGACCATCGCCACGAACAGAATCGTCAAATAATTGAGCGAGTAGACGAACATCCACTTCGCCCACTTTAAGTCATCTTTCATTTTCAAGCCCCACAGCCCCAAAAACAGCCAGCCGATGTTCAGCAGCGTCGCGACCGTTAAAAACGGCGCGCCGAGCGAGAACAAATAAAACGGCAGCGGCAGCAAACAGGCCACCCAGACGATGATTTGCCGCTTTGTCATGGCGAAGCCGTGAACGACCGGCAGCATCGGAATGCCGGCGGCGCGGTATTCTTCACACCGCTTCATCGCCAGAGCCAAAAAGTGAGGCGGCTGCCATAAAAACATGATCAAAAAGAGAACAAGCGGGACGACATGGAAACTTGGGTCAACCGCGGTCCAGCCGATCACCGGCGGCACGGCGCCGGAAATGCTGCCGACGACGGTGTTGAGCGTATAATGGCGCTTCGTCCAAAGCGTATAGAAAAAGACGTACGTCACCATGCCAATGAGCCCGACCACCGCTGCCGTAACCGTTGTCATGAGCAAGCTCATCGTGCCGACGGCGACCAGGGCAACTCCGAGCCAAAGCACGCGCCGCGGCTCCATCGTTCCAGTTACCGTCGGCCGCACTTTCGTCCGCTCCATATATTGATCGATGTCGCGGTCAATGTAGTTGTTAATGGCGCATGAACCTGCGATGACGAACGCGGCGCCAAACAGCGTAAAAAACACAAGATGCAAATTCTCCAAAAAGTGCTCTCCAGTAAAATAAAACGCCAGCCACATTCCGGCAAACGTCGTGATCAAGTTCGAATTAACAATCCCGATTTTGACAACTGCCGACAATTCTCTCCAAATCGCCTTTGCGCTTGCCTGCGAACGATGGCGAGCATCGGCCGCGGCCCCATGCACCGCTTTCAAATCGGCCATTTCTCCTGTTCCTCCTCACTGCGCCGCCTGCGATGAGACAGCGCCGTCATATGGCTTGAAATTTCATCCAATGCGAACGCGAAATAAAAAGAGTCGTTTTCTCTTTATATTAAATCACATTTTTTTCTCATCATGTGAACTTTTTTTGAATAATTTGTGTCAAATTTTTGAATCCCTGAGGCCGAAAACGGCTTGTACGCTTGTCCCATTAATATTTCTAGCAAACTTAACCGACTTATTCAATATGTAAACGTCATTTTGTGTTTCTTCGTCGCATCGTGTAAAATAGACTTGGCTTGGACGCACCGTTGGCTGCAATAAATTCCATCACTTTACTAATATGGACAAAATCATAATTTCTCAATACAAGAAGGTGAAGATTTTGCAACGTTCATTAAAATGGTTTGCTTCGGCAACAACGCTGGTGATGCTGTTTGTGCTGATCGGCGGGGCGCTCGTGACAAAAACGGGCTCCGGCATGGGATGCGGCCGGTCATGGCCGCTGTGCAATGGTCAATGGGTGCCGGACAACATCACGCCAGAACTCGTTATCGAACTGAGCCATCGCCTCGTTTCCGGGCTCGCCGGCATCATGGTGCTCATCCTTTCCATTTGGGCGTGGCGGGCCGTCGGCCATATGCGGGAAACGAA
Proteins encoded in this region:
- the ctaD gene encoding cytochrome c oxidase subunit I; this translates as MSTITRKKGVGAVLWDYLTTVDHKKIAHLYLIAGGFFFLLGGLEALFIRIQLAKPNNDFLVGGLYNEVLTMHGTTMIFLAAMPLLFAFMNAVVPLQIGARDVAFPFLNALGFWLFFFGGVFLNCSWFLGGAPDAGWTSYASLALDSKAHHGVDFYTLGLQISGIGTLIGGINFLVTIINMRAPGMTFMRMPMFTWATFVTSALILFAFPPLTVALIFMMMDRLFGGNFFNPAAGGNTIIWEHLFWVFGHPEVYILVLPAFGIFSEIFATFSRKRLFGYSSMVFATVLIAFLGFMVWAHHMFTVGMGPIANAIFAVATMAIAVPTGVKIFNWLFTMWGGSIKFTTPMYYAVAFIPSFVMGGVTGVMLASAAADYQYHDSYFVVAHFHYVIVGGVVFALLAGTHYWWPKMFGRMLNETLGKMTFWLFFIGFHLTFFIQHFLGLMGMPRRVFTFLPGQGLETGNFISTVGAFFMAVATVILLINIVITTAKGEKVPGDAWGDGRTLEWAIASPPPVYNFAQLPLVRGLDAFWLEKMEGKKELTPAEPLGDIHMPNSSFLPFIISFGLFVAAFGFTYHQETAWGLPVGVLGLLITLGAMFLRSVIDDHGFHIHKEEVLELEKKGANA
- the coxB gene encoding cytochrome c oxidase subunit II, whose product is MKKGLRNWRLFSLFGMMALLLAGCGKPFLSTLQPAGEVADMQYSLMLLSTSIMVLVIVVVAIIFVYVVIRFRRRKGEENKIPKQVEGSHKLEIIWTVIPIILLLILAVPTVSATFKLADVKPMNDKNRDKDTVVVNVRANSYWWEFEYPDYGIITSQDLVVPTNEKVYFNLIASDVKHSFWIPAVGGKMDTNTDNKNQFWLVFDQEATDKAGGVFYGKCAELCGPSHALMDFKVRPLPRTEFDAWVEKMQNAKKPVVTDPVAKQGEAIFNKSCIGCHAVSPVDKRPARTAPNLANFGDRERIAGILEHNEENLKRWLRDPESIKPGNKMTGTYGELTEEQLDALTKYLMSLKVE
- the cyoE gene encoding heme o synthase — its product is MADLKAVHGAAADARHRSQASAKAIWRELSAVVKIGIVNSNLITTFAGMWLAFYFTGEHFLENLHLVFFTLFGAAFVIAGSCAINNYIDRDIDQYMERTKVRPTVTGTMEPRRVLWLGVALVAVGTMSLLMTTVTAAVVGLIGMVTYVFFYTLWTKRHYTLNTVVGSISGAVPPVIGWTAVDPSFHVVPLVLFLIMFLWQPPHFLALAMKRCEEYRAAGIPMLPVVHGFAMTKRQIIVWVACLLPLPFYLFSLGAPFLTVATLLNIGWLFLGLWGLKMKDDLKWAKWMFVYSLNYLTILFVAMVIATLW